One window of Serinus canaria isolate serCan28SL12 chromosome 3, serCan2020, whole genome shotgun sequence genomic DNA carries:
- the PPP1CB gene encoding serine/threonine-protein phosphatase PP1-beta catalytic subunit isoform X1, whose protein sequence is MADGELNVDSLITRLLEVRGCRPGKIVQMTEAEVRGLCIKSREIFLSQPILLELEAPLKICGDIHGQYTDLLRLFEYGGFPPEANYLFLGDYVDRGKQSLETICLLLAYKIKYPENFFLLRGNHECASINRIYGFYDECKRRFNIKLWKTFTDCFNCLPIAAIVDEKIFCCHGGLSPDLQSMEQIRRIMRPTDVPDTGLLCDLLWSDPDKDVQGWGENDRGVSFTFGADVVSKFLNRHDLDLICRAHQVVEDGYEFFAKRQLVTLFSAPNYCGEFDNAGGMMSVDETLMCSFQILKPSEKKAKYQYGGLNSGRPVTPPRTANPPKKR, encoded by the exons TACGAGGATGTCGTCCTGGGAAGATTGTTCAGATGACCGAAGCAGAAGTTCGGGGCTTGTGCATAAAATCACGGGAAATATTTCTTAGCCAGCCTATTCTTCTGGAACTAGAGGCACCTCTGAAAATTTGTG gtgataTCCATGGTCAGTATACAGACTTGCTTCGATTATTTGAATATGGAGGATTCCCACCAGAAGCTAATTATCTTTTCCTTGGAGATTATGTAGACAGAGGCAAACAGTCTCTGGAAACAATTTGCCTATTACTGGCATATAAAATCAAGTACCCGGAAAACTTCTTTCTCCTTAGAGGAAATCATGAGTGTGCTAGCATCAATCGAATCTATGGATTTTATGATGAAT GCAAGCGGAGATTTAACATTAAGCTCTGGAAGACCTTCACAGACTGTTTTAACTGTCTGCCTATTGCAGCCATTGTGGATGAGAAGATCTTCTGTTGTCATGGAG GACTGTCTCCAGACCTCCAGTCAATGGAGCAGATCCGGAGAATTATGAGACCTACAGATGTTCCTGACACAG GTTTGCTCTGTGACCTGCTGTGGTCTGACCCAGACAAAGATGTGCAAGGTTGGGGTGAAAATGATCGTGGGGTCTCTTTCACTTTTGGTGCTGATGTGGTCAGTAAATTTCTGAATCGTCATGATCTGGATTTGATCTGTCGAGCTCATCAG GTGGTTGAAGATGGATACGAGTTCTTTGCTAAACGGCAGTTGGTCACCCTATTCTCAGCTCCAAATTATTGCGGAGAGTTTGACAATGCAGGAGGCATGATGAGTGTGGATGAAACTCTGATGTGTTCCTTCCAG ATATTGAAACCATCTGAAAAGAAAGCCAAGTACCAGTATGGTGGACTGAATTCTGGGCGTCCAGTCACTCCACCTCGCACAGCTAATCCACCGAAGAAGAggtga
- the PPP1CB gene encoding serine/threonine-protein phosphatase PP1-beta catalytic subunit isoform X2: protein MTEAEVRGLCIKSREIFLSQPILLELEAPLKICGDIHGQYTDLLRLFEYGGFPPEANYLFLGDYVDRGKQSLETICLLLAYKIKYPENFFLLRGNHECASINRIYGFYDECKRRFNIKLWKTFTDCFNCLPIAAIVDEKIFCCHGGLSPDLQSMEQIRRIMRPTDVPDTGLLCDLLWSDPDKDVQGWGENDRGVSFTFGADVVSKFLNRHDLDLICRAHQVVEDGYEFFAKRQLVTLFSAPNYCGEFDNAGGMMSVDETLMCSFQILKPSEKKAKYQYGGLNSGRPVTPPRTANPPKKR, encoded by the exons ATGACCGAAGCAGAAGTTCGGGGCTTGTGCATAAAATCACGGGAAATATTTCTTAGCCAGCCTATTCTTCTGGAACTAGAGGCACCTCTGAAAATTTGTG gtgataTCCATGGTCAGTATACAGACTTGCTTCGATTATTTGAATATGGAGGATTCCCACCAGAAGCTAATTATCTTTTCCTTGGAGATTATGTAGACAGAGGCAAACAGTCTCTGGAAACAATTTGCCTATTACTGGCATATAAAATCAAGTACCCGGAAAACTTCTTTCTCCTTAGAGGAAATCATGAGTGTGCTAGCATCAATCGAATCTATGGATTTTATGATGAAT GCAAGCGGAGATTTAACATTAAGCTCTGGAAGACCTTCACAGACTGTTTTAACTGTCTGCCTATTGCAGCCATTGTGGATGAGAAGATCTTCTGTTGTCATGGAG GACTGTCTCCAGACCTCCAGTCAATGGAGCAGATCCGGAGAATTATGAGACCTACAGATGTTCCTGACACAG GTTTGCTCTGTGACCTGCTGTGGTCTGACCCAGACAAAGATGTGCAAGGTTGGGGTGAAAATGATCGTGGGGTCTCTTTCACTTTTGGTGCTGATGTGGTCAGTAAATTTCTGAATCGTCATGATCTGGATTTGATCTGTCGAGCTCATCAG GTGGTTGAAGATGGATACGAGTTCTTTGCTAAACGGCAGTTGGTCACCCTATTCTCAGCTCCAAATTATTGCGGAGAGTTTGACAATGCAGGAGGCATGATGAGTGTGGATGAAACTCTGATGTGTTCCTTCCAG ATATTGAAACCATCTGAAAAGAAAGCCAAGTACCAGTATGGTGGACTGAATTCTGGGCGTCCAGTCACTCCACCTCGCACAGCTAATCCACCGAAGAAGAggtga